The sequence CGGTCGACTCCTCTCCTGTTACATAGGCATGGAATTAGACATTCAATTATACAAAAGGCTCCTGCATAGTGTATAAGAGTGTATGTGGGGGATATAAAGCGCCTCATGAtcagatgtatttttaatgtattcttCAGCCTTCCGTTGTCTCTCTCATCACCCTCACTCCTTGTCAGAAGCATCACAAGACGGCAACGGTGAGTCGAGTCACCACTTAAACTGGACAGAAAAGCAAGACTTTGCTCAATCAGACACTGATACATGACAGAATATGGATCGAAAAGCGGATTTTAAGAGGAAAATGACCCTTGctgaactgaatattttgtttgttttccaggatTTCCACTATGTTTGTGAATCAAATAACGACGGAAATACAACGAACAGATAACTGGAGCATGTTTTTTATGCCACTGGGATAaaaagatgaatatttttttggggtgtttttggttttaagaCACATCAATATCAGCACGGAAATTCATACATAGCTTCCTGGACATGCCCTGGATTCACAGATGACATTAATGTGCATCATAGCTACTGTACTGGTGTTTAAGGAGGATAACAGAAGAAGATGCAAAGGAAGATGCAGACAATCCTATGGAAGTCCTTCAGTCACCCTCTTGACAATGAACTCTTTCAAAATCTCCATCAAAGTCTGCCTGATTCAAATGAGTAAAATATGTTGGTAGTGAGGCATCTACAAAAAAAGTATTTCCCCCTTTTACTGGTCTGACTGATTACTGTGTTCAAATAGAGATCTGAAATAATTTATTAGAACTTGTCCTATATTTTGAATTTAATGTAAGATTTTTGCCAGGCAGCACCTTGAAGGACTTTAGAAGATTTCATATAttcctccttttgtttttgtgacagaGAACAAAACATATAGAAATCTGGACATTCTACTCAACTTagaattcatccatccatccatccattatctttacactgcttaatcctcattaaggttgcagaggtgctggagtctattccagctgacttcgggcgaaggcaggggataAATTGGACAGagcaccagtctatcacagggctacaaacaatcacactcacgttcacacctacggacaatttagagtcaccaattaacctcaacatgctcttggactgtgggaagaagctggagaacccggaggaaacccacgcatgcacagggagaacatgcaaactccatgcagaaagatccctggccCAGGCAGGGAtggaaccggggatcttctagctgcaaggtaacAGTGTTAAACACCCAGcgactgtgcagccctcaaCTTTAAATTCCCACATAAAtaagatttttgttgttgttgttggtctttggggaaaaaaaagaaggattcCTATTTTGTTTCGCGTGGAAGCATAAAAAGTCCCAACAAGAAAATTGTAACAGAAAAGTCCCTCAAGCTGCAGGCTGAGTGTGGCTATTCATAAAGACATTTACTCTCCACTGACTGCAAACAAAATGAATCAAGAGATGCTTTCACTCCCAGAAGCCTCTCTCTGATTGTGTGACATAACATGGCTCAATAGTAAGTGTGTAAAAGCTGTGTGTCTATTTTTATCTGTGTACTGTATGAGATGTGTGCCggagtatatgtgtgtgtgtgtgtgtgtgtgtgtgcgtgcagagTGTCACTGATATATCCACATAGTTAATTCCGTCTGTAGTTACAGAACATGTTTGTTGATATAAACTGTTCTAATTGGATTATGAAGTGATTCTGTTACCAGATAAAAACAGAATCCAGAATCACAACATCTGATCTGAGATGTGTCTTTCAAAGcccaatgaatgaatgaatgaatgaatgatggaGAGCATAGTGGGAGGTCAGAGGTTAGACACTTGATGCAGACTGAAATCTAAATCTGAACAGTGGCCATTGAATAAAGAAGCATTAAAGTATTTATACTTCACTATACTGACCAGCTTTGGCTTTATTATcttcagtttgatttaaaaagaaaacatttgaaaaacttgGACACTTAATTAAATGTAAGAAATAGAAAAATCACGGTGAAAATTAGagaatcaaattacagtttGCAGCACTTTATAGTTCAAGtctatattgtttttaaagGGTACAGGGAACCTTATTATATAATTAATgcattcttcctgttttttttacctcatttttCAGAACTTTCATATGACTTTTTCTGGTCCAAATTGTGTTAAATGATTTGAAATAGAAGCAGAAAACAATGATTCtggataaaaagaaaagacagttctcatctgagaaaaaaaacactgaagattttcattaaaaatcgatcaaaatcatgaaaaatacttccaacacaaaataaaaaaaaaaatctatgcaaCCGAAAGACTGAAGCTATCAGTAAATGAGCCTTAAACAGGTAATTTAATGACACTCTCTCCTGCAGTATGATGATCTAGGAAAAATTTAAGTTACGTGAATGATTTCTTATAAAAGATGAGATGACCCTCAAACCCCTGATGTATAGAAATCTCTGTCAAAGGAGCTCAGAAGAACAAGACATGCCATGAAAGTAGATCAGTGACAGCAGTTTGCATCTTTCTTGTCTCTCTTTCTTCCACTCTGTGTGTGGGATCAACACACGTTTCCTTTGTATGTGTGCGTAAGCAACACCGAGGGCAACACAAAGCCTTTAATATAACCACACATGTATGAGCAAAACAGAGACTCGGGCATTTAGAAACTTTATCTGCCTGTCAGACTCAATAGTAAATGTAATGAGAATAACTGATAAAATAACCAACCACCAAGTCCAGGAAGGACACAGACTGTAGGTTTTAATACTGACTGTAACTTTGTAGGTGATGGCTTTCTGTAGTCCCTCTGGGGAgatctgcagcagctctgccaCCACTCTGATCTCCTGAGCGCTTACCACTGACGCCACCTCCTGGCCATCAGCCTATAGGGCAGCAGgacagagaaaagcaaaaagttACTCTACATATAATAGAAAAACAATACATTGTTCTCCTTGTTCCCATTATGTTTCTCTTTATTGTCCTAGTGAAGTTTAGGTAATGcctgatttgtgtttttctgacaaCAATGCACTACCAGTATTTACACActgtaaatcagaaaaaatatataaaaatggggaaaatagtgaaaatatgtcatgaaaaaaattttacaaaaattagagAACCTTATAACcctcaaaaactgtgaaaataatagcaaacatctgaaaaatattgttatttttaaatggtttaaatacagcaaaattttgtcattttgtggtcacaaaatgtaaaaaaatgtatttgaaaaaataaaggtttatgtggacattattaacagttttgtcctgattttattattattattattattattattattattattattatttttattattattattattattattattattattagtgcatttttacagtcaacatgtaaattacatctttttgttttaccagatattatctgtaatttaataaaatattttcttaaatacacgatgtaaaataacactttttctttttaccactTTTCAAAATTTCTAGcaaataaaagcagatatttgtaaaataatgacagctgtgctaatttaaatatggtataactgtaattttacagtcaaacattgcaAAAGAGCATTTTCAATGTACaatgtacagttttggctttttgCAGTCAACATACAAATTCAcaattttttcctgtgatttcactattatctgtaattacacaaaacaggtaaaataacaataaattgaccaaacaaaactacagtaaaaagctttaaaaatttAGATATTTACAGTCCATGAAATATGTATGAGGATATCTGTACTTGGTCATTAGCTAAAGTGTGTCTGGTTAACATTCAAGGAAAATAAATCTTCAGATAAAGTGCAAATGCGCAAGTATTTTCCAAGACAAATTACaagcaaagtaaaaaaataatgatgaaaagatgaagaagatcGTTTCGGAAATATTACCTCATGTCTCTGAAAGTAGACGTTGCCCAGGTGCAGTATGGAAGAGAGAACTCTAAAGATGGCCGACTGGTCATCTGGGGTGAAATGAAGGATTTCCATGGCAGCACGAAGACGTAGGAAGTCCTCTGAATCACTCTTTCCTGTTATCCCACAATTCCCTCCCTgtgagaagagagagaaagattcTGTATATTGATCTGAGCCTCTTCATAACCATCCTGAAAATGCCCAAAAGTCTGATATTACGCTGAACACTTCACTGTCTCCTACCTGGTTGAGGTAATAGTAAGTTTCAGCTTCTTGTAGATAGAAAGCCTGCTTCTGCTGTGAAGGAAGACCTGCCAGCATCTCGTAGAAGATGTGATAGTTCCTCTCATCTTTGGCCTGAAGTGGAAATGTGCATTTACCTCAACGCTTGCAGTAAAACATAAAGAAGTTGTCAACATGTTCTCTTCATGTCTCACCTGAAAGACAATACGGGACTTTTCCAGTAGATACTGAGAGGTTATGGCACCACTGATCACACCACTGAATAAACGAGGAAACAGAAGATTAGAATTAAATCAAGGAGGACACAGATTCAGATGAGAACTGTGCACTTGTTTCATACTCACTCCTCCAGAAAGACCTCTATGTATTTCCCGAAGCGACTGGAATTATCATTCCGCACAGTTTTGGCATTTCCAAAAGATTCCAGCAGAGGAGCTGCCTCGAGTATCTACCAGTGATTCAAACACACAGTAAATCAGCAACCTTTATCAGGTGTGTGACAAATGCACTGAAAATATGTCATATAGCAACAATTTTAGCACCACTGTTCAAAGCAGACTGGTCTACAGCATTTGCAACCAGTGGCACTTGGTGGTCCTCCGCTGTCTGCCTCTGATTGGTGCAGGCAGTGATAAAGTATGTCAGGTGAGTAGGCAGATGCAGATGATTTTCTGTTAGAGGCCTGACTGACACGAGGCATCACCGGTAACTTGTGGTAAGATGCCTGTTATTCTATCTTTTAGAGGTAGTTTCTTAACAAATCTTAAGATGTGCCtttttaaatagttgtgttttttttttgaatattgcAGTGTGACCACTGTTTTATGGGGTGAGGGAGCTCCTGCTGCGACCGAGATGCCGGTGTAGCAGGTATGtggttttaaaaagctgtttattAAATGGGGTTTTTATTCAGCTTGGacctgttttattattatataattaataaactgcgtttttattgtttgtgttttgcagtgACGGTTCATAGGGGTTAAActgtctcctgctgtcctgttttagggtttttgtttgtaggtTTTGTTTCGTTCAGTTAGTCCGCTCAGCCTTGCAGGGCCCGTACACTAGAAGACATGGATGCATTGTGTGAGAGCGGACTAACTTttctattttgttaatttttgggggatttgtttcatttcacttcCTTATTTAGATCAGCTTCAGATAATAATCAGCCTTGACCTAATTACTGTGAAACCCGATGTAAAGTGTGATGGTATGTAGGCTATTGGAGATGCAGTGACATTTTAGAGTGCAGTGATTTGTTATTCACCTTTGATTTCATCAGGCTCTTATGTGATCGGCCTCAAGGGGAAAAGATTGGACTCTGTTCGGACAAGGGGATTGTGATCTTATAATACTTGTATCGTGaagaataaatattaattttaaccATATATATTCCcggttgtctgtttttctgtaaagCATGTCAGGTTTTACACATTGTTTTACTGCACCAACatgtcaaaaacaaataaaatgcaaagcagCATCTGCTTCAGTATCAGGTTTAGTCAAATAACAGAATTTAATGCCCATTTTAggttcatcatttaaaaaaagttacaagaaaaaaacagtatttcCAAAGAGTATTTTCCCACACCACAGCAAAACACAGCAACCTGCTATTCTTATGGTCATATGtgaagatgaaaatgtaaaGCACAAGTCATGCAGGAAACCCCACTACCTCAATCTGCACCCGAGGAAAGCCACCGGACAAgggaaaaaatacacagaggCATTACTCAtctttcaaaacagaaaaatatggttTGTGTGTACTACTAAATATCCAAATGTAGGTATGTGAGTGGGTACCTCCTGCGCAAGATTAGCTTTGTGATGTATTGCTGCTAGGTAGCGAAGGACGAGTTTGGTAGCCTCTGTTTTTCCAGACCCACTCTCCCCACTggaacacagcaacacaaatgcacattttcactTCTCAGTTGATGTGAAGAGatgacagctttttaaaaaaatctttgcatGTCAGAGTCACATGAAATTGTGAACATTAGTGCTTAACAAACTGCTTTTGAAGCCTTAACGAATACACAGCATTTTTATTGGTATACAAACAAAGGAGGAATaattttaaccccttgatgcctattGTCGCAAATTTGCATCATTCAGATGCAGCCAAGATAGcttatccattcccccaatgccggtttggGCATATTCAGTACGTAAtgttttgcaagcactggtttctcgtaggaccagtcggagtgggacctagtTATTATtgtatctgttattattaatattattatatatctgttctatgtgtaatagacaaattaacaatctccacttattttagcatcatttggaaagcaaaaacacacatttttttaaaaaatttaattgtaaataaattcagacgTCAAGGAATTAAGATTTTGGTTTGATTCCtgcagaaaataaagtttttaagcCACCAAACTACACACATTTGCTATGTGAAGATACAAAAGATACAATATAGTGCATATAAATccaaaaaagtgaaacaaataGGGGAACAAACAGGCTAAAAGCTACAGACAAAATCTAAACTTTTCATATAAGAATAgaattcacaataaaaatactttattgattgACTTCCCGTGGTGCCATGCTCTGAGGTGGTCGTGGCTCCCGTACATTCGGTGACAATTTGGTcaattaacagtaaaatattggaTTCTCTAACATCATAAGACAAGTTAAAAAGAAGAATGACAACTACAAGAAATATTGCCGCGAAGCAGTTTGCTCAAAAGGAAAGTAAGGAGCGAACGGACTCTGAACAGTTGAGTGCTGACGCTAAAACTAGCTCCTCTACTAATGACTTAAACATGGCGGAGATTTTTCGAGAGCTTAAAGAGCTACGACGAGAAAACCAGACTTCCTTCACGGAGACAAAGGCATCACTTGTCAGGCTCGAGGACGCTATGAAAGATGTGAAAGAACGACTGAAAACCCTCGAAAATCGCGCTGAAGAGGCTGAAACCAGGATTAGCACAACAGAGGATGCTAGCCAAAGGAACGAGAGAATGCTACGCTACTTGCTAAGAAGAGAGGCTACGCTTACAAACCAGTACGATGACCTACAAAACCGCATGCAAAGAAACAATTTACGTATCTATCAAGTCCCAGAGGGGAGCGAGAAAGAAGATATGGTCGCCTTCGTGAAAGGGCTTATCAAAACAGTGTTGTGCTTTCCACATGAGGACATTCGGATCGAACGTGCCCACAGAGCCCTCGGAGTGAGGACGACTACAACCAACACAGATTCACCTCGATCCATAATTGTGCGTTTTGTGGATTACGCGGTGAAAGAAAGAATCTTGCAACAGGCTTGGGCACAAAAGCAAGTGGTTTTTCATGGTAAGACCATATACTTTGACCAAGACTACTCGCCAGAGGTGCAAAGAAAGAGAGCACGGCTACGCGGCGTTATAAAGCAGCTAAAGGAAAAGGGAGTACGAGCCAAAATCCGATACCCCGCACAACTTCGTCTTGATCTGGAAAACGGTCCCAAAACCTTCCCGACACTCGTCGAGGCCATACAAACACTGCACGACTTGGGCGTTTCCGTACAtgtgagtgaaagagagaagatGGAAAGGGAGCTTTCTCGGGAGCCCTGGAGCAGACGTGAAAAtgggaaaagaggaggaaatggaTCAATATCTGATAATGACTTACGAGCCTACATCTGAGACCCCAAATTGGACTGAAGGGATCCAGgactaatgtaaaataaaagcatgttcaagcatttttatttgcaaTAGAGGTAAGATACACATAGCTATGACCAATGTCACTGTACTTAATAAGTGTACGTTGTGGTGTACAGGTTATACAGGGTCTCTCACCCAGAGGTTCGGGGGGTTTAGGGGAGGGGACAAGACCCTAGGAGAGGCACATGTGTTTTGGTTCATACTGTCTATCTCTGGCTTAAGAAGAATAAAGTTGGCTTACTTGCAACTAGCTTGTTCTACTTCTTGCTGCCACATTGGTGACCCCTGAGTTGAACATGACTGAACCGTCTTCGGAGAGTGTTTCATCGTCGACCTCGGCCGTGGACTCGGCTTCGACTTCCCTCCAACTCTCCCAGCCGGCCTCGTCCGCTACCGCGACCGCCGCAGTGAAGCTTCCGGACTTCTGGCAAAGCGACCCGGCTTCATGGTTCCAGCACATTGAGGCTTTATTCCATCTTCGTGGTGTAGACGCGGATGACTCCCGGTACTACTTGGTGGTTGCTGCCCTGGATCAGCAGTCCACTCGCCGGGTGATGTCGCTGCTGCGTAGCCCCCCTGACAGTGGGAAATACGCCGCTCTCAAGCAGCTCCTGGTGCGGAGATACTGTCTGTCTTCCGCGGAGAGAGCGGATAAACTCCTCAGCTTGTCCGGTTTGGGAGACTGTACTGCGGTGGACCTTATGGACGACATGCTCTCGCTCCTGGGCTCAGACGAAGGCGGTTTCCTTTTTCCTCATATTTTTCTGCGGCAGCTCCCACGTGAAGTTCGGGCTGCTTTGGCTAACTCCCCGCTTCTAGCCGCTGGCGATTTCCGCGGCCTAGCAGAGGAGGCTGACCGTGTCCTGTTGGCTTCCAGACGGGTTATGGTCCAAAGTGCTACGATGGATCCCCAGCAGATGTCCCCAACGGACCCCGCGGTGGTTTCGGCTGTCAGCGCGAGGACTCGGCGTGGGAGCCCCCTCTGTTTCTACCACCGGAGGTTTGGCGTCAAAGCTAGGCGCTGTGTCCCGCCATGTACTTTTGACTATTCTGGGAACGCAGTGGCGGCTGTGGGCGCTGGTGACCGAGGTGAGCTGCTCTTTATTAATGACTCACTGACAGGACGTCGTTTTCTGATCGACTCTGGCTCTCAGAAGAGTTTGTTGCACCCCACGAGCCACGACATGGCGACCCGTGGTGGTTGCGGCCCACAGCTAAGCGCAGCTAACGGCTCTGCTATTGGCACTTTTGGTACAAAACGGACAACTGTTTGTTTCCACGGGCGTGATTTCGAGTGGGACTTTGTAGTTGCTTCTGTGACTGTTCCAATTATTGGTGCTGATTTTTTGTGTGCTCATTGTTTGTTGGTTGATGTTGCTAATCGTAGACTCATAGACGCTGTGACTTTTGCTACTTTTCCCTGCGAGTCTGGAGGTGTTGGGTCGGTTCCGCACGCAACTTTTTCAACGTCCGGCGATGTTTTTCAGAGCCTTCTTGCTGAATTTCCGTCTCTAACCACACCAGCTTTTTCCTCTGCGGTTGCTAAACACGGAGTGGAGCACTTCATTCCTACAAGCGGTCCGCCGGTTTTTGCGCGCGCACGGCGTCTTGACGCGGGAAAATTGGCCTGCGCCAAGGAGGAGTTTGCTACTATGGAGGTGTTAGGAATAGTGCGGCGCTCTAACAGCCCCTGGGCCTCTCCCCTTCACATGGTGCCTAAGGCTGATGGATCCTGGCGCCCATGCGGTGACTTTCGCCGTTTAAACAACGTGACAACTCCGGATCGTTACCCGATCCCTC comes from Amphiprion ocellaris isolate individual 3 ecotype Okinawa chromosome 23, ASM2253959v1, whole genome shotgun sequence and encodes:
- the LOC129348181 gene encoding unconventional myosin-XV-like: MYGSHDHLRAWHHGNGESGSGKTEATKLVLRYLAAIHHKANLAQEILEAAPLLESFGNAKTVRNDNSSRFGKYIEVFLEDGVISGAITSQYLLEKSRIVFQAKDERNYHIFYEMLAGLPSQQKQAFYLQEAETYYYLNQGGNCGITGKSDSEDFLRLRAAMEILHFTPDDQSAIFRVLSSILHLGNVYFQRHEADGQEVASVVSAQEIRVVAELLQISPEGLQKAITYKVTETMRDKIYTPLTVESAVDARDAVAKILYSLLFHWLTERINAQVYPHQHTLSISILDIYGFEDLAFNSFEQLCINYANEYLQFFFNRIVFREEQEEYSREQIPWQDITFSDNQPCIDLIAAKPHGILRILDDQSCFPQATDHTFLQKCHYHHSNSPLYEKPKMPVPEFTLKHFAGRVTYQVLSSSLTHQWLSIGQLVTKMYLIG